One window of the Rufibacter radiotolerans genome contains the following:
- a CDS encoding NupC/NupG family nucleoside CNT transporter: MLSVLQGAIGYFVLIGIAILFSTNRKAISWKLVGVGVLIQIIFGVLVTEVGFIKAGFEAVSEGFVKLLSFSSAGSSFLFGELANPGSKTGIGFIFAFNVLPTIIFFSTVTAGLYYLGVLQKIVFGIAWVMSKGMRLSGAESLSAAGNIFLGQTEAPLLVRPFIQNMTKSELMCLMTGGMATLAGGVLAAYVAFLGGGDPVQQAIFAAHLLTASIMNAPAGIVMAKILVPETEGDKINTELEVNKESLGVNIIDAMSTGAADGLKLALNVGGMLLAFIAVIALLNSILMSMGSYSGLNEMIVSSTGGRFEGLNFQYILGQIFRVFAFLMGSPWEDTLQVGSLLGQKTAVNEFVAYLDLAKMKAEGTIAPKSIILATYALCGFSNFSSIAIQIGGIGGMAPNQQGNLSKLGLRALLGASIACMMTATIAGILFEL, encoded by the coding sequence ATGTTATCTGTTCTTCAGGGAGCCATCGGCTATTTTGTTCTTATTGGTATTGCCATTCTCTTCTCCACCAACCGCAAGGCCATTAGTTGGAAACTGGTGGGAGTAGGTGTCCTCATCCAGATCATCTTTGGGGTGCTGGTAACGGAAGTAGGATTTATAAAAGCCGGTTTTGAGGCCGTGAGTGAAGGCTTTGTGAAACTGTTGAGCTTCTCCAGCGCAGGGTCTTCCTTCCTTTTCGGGGAATTGGCCAACCCGGGTTCCAAGACCGGAATTGGCTTCATTTTCGCCTTTAACGTATTACCCACCATCATCTTCTTTTCTACCGTAACCGCGGGCCTTTATTACCTGGGCGTTTTGCAGAAGATTGTGTTTGGGATTGCCTGGGTCATGTCTAAAGGCATGCGGCTGTCTGGCGCGGAAAGCCTTTCAGCGGCCGGTAACATCTTCCTGGGCCAGACAGAGGCTCCTTTATTGGTAAGGCCCTTCATCCAGAACATGACCAAGTCTGAGCTCATGTGTCTTATGACGGGGGGTATGGCTACGCTGGCAGGTGGCGTACTGGCAGCTTACGTAGCGTTCCTGGGCGGCGGTGACCCTGTGCAGCAGGCTATTTTTGCGGCCCACCTCTTAACGGCCTCTATCATGAACGCCCCGGCGGGTATTGTCATGGCCAAGATTCTGGTACCAGAAACTGAAGGAGATAAGATCAACACCGAACTGGAAGTAAACAAAGAGTCTTTGGGCGTGAACATCATTGACGCCATGTCTACCGGCGCCGCCGATGGACTGAAACTGGCCTTGAACGTGGGTGGTATGCTTTTAGCCTTTATTGCCGTGATTGCCCTATTGAATTCTATTTTGATGAGCATGGGTTCTTACTCCGGCTTAAACGAGATGATCGTAAGCTCTACCGGTGGTCGGTTTGAAGGACTTAACTTCCAGTACATCTTAGGGCAGATCTTTAGGGTATTCGCCTTTTTAATGGGTAGCCCTTGGGAAGACACCTTGCAGGTGGGTAGCCTTTTAGGGCAGAAAACCGCGGTGAACGAATTTGTGGCTTACCTTGATTTGGCTAAGATGAAAGCAGAAGGAACCATCGCTCCTAAATCCATCATTTTGGCTACCTACGCTCTCTGCGGGTTCTCTAACTTCAGTTCTATTGCCATCCAGATTGGCGGTATTGGCGGCATGGCTCCTAACCAGCAAGGTAACCTATCTAAGCTAGGCCTAAGAGCCCTCTTAGGCGCATCCATTGCCTGTATGATGACCGCTACCATTGCCGGTATCCTGTTCGAGCTCTAA
- a CDS encoding bifunctional nuclease family protein: protein MKKIELEILGLSSSQSQSGSFALVLGEKDGTRRLPIIIGMFEAQSIAIQIEKINPTRPLTHDLFKSFAQQMDVSVQEIMISDLKEGVFFSKIVCTDGEKEFELDARPSDAIAIGLRFGVPIYTVESVLSEAGIILSDMDEEEEEEETDEIPTSSTSTPSASTPSAGKSNITEVSVEELNKMLNEALEKEDYERAAKIRDELNKRN, encoded by the coding sequence GTGAAGAAAATTGAGCTAGAGATTTTGGGTTTGTCATCAAGCCAGTCGCAGTCCGGTTCTTTTGCCCTGGTATTAGGGGAGAAGGACGGTACCCGGCGTTTGCCCATCATTATTGGGATGTTTGAGGCACAATCCATTGCCATTCAGATTGAGAAGATTAATCCTACCCGGCCGCTGACCCATGACCTTTTTAAGTCTTTTGCCCAGCAAATGGACGTAAGCGTGCAAGAGATTATGATCTCAGACCTGAAAGAAGGCGTGTTTTTCTCCAAGATTGTCTGCACTGATGGCGAGAAGGAGTTTGAGCTGGATGCCCGCCCCTCAGATGCCATTGCCATTGGCCTGCGTTTTGGGGTTCCTATCTATACCGTTGAATCCGTTCTATCTGAGGCAGGCATTATCCTGAGCGACATGGACGAGGAGGAGGAGGAAGAGGAAACCGACGAAATCCCTACCTCATCCACTTCCACGCCCAGCGCGTCTACCCCATCTGCCGGCAAGAGCAACATTACAGAGGTTTCTGTGGAAGAGCTTAATAAGATGCTGAATGAGGCGCTGGAGAAAGAAGATTATGAAAGAGCGGCCAAGATCCGGGATGAATTGAACAAACGGAATTAG
- a CDS encoding electron transfer flavoprotein subunit alpha/FixB family protein codes for MSVLVVIECANGEVKKSSLEAASYGSKVAADLGTTATAVAIGDVQPDALKGLGEQGITKVLLDNDKRLHDFVGAAYVKVIAKAAEQENSSVIVLSNSNIGAAIGSRLAVKLIASLATNVVSLPQINGSTFTVRRGVFSGKAFSEVELTSDKKIIAVKKNALEFDTTAGATATVENFSADLSDADFVAAPKETIKQSGDILLTEAEVVVSGGRGLKGPENWHLIEELAKTLGAATACSKPVADVGWRPHHEHVGQTGITVSPNLYIAVGISGAIQHLAGVNSSKVIVVINKDPEAPFFKAADYGIVGDALEIVPKLIEAAKAL; via the coding sequence ATGTCCGTATTAGTTGTAATAGAATGCGCGAACGGCGAAGTGAAAAAGTCTTCTTTGGAAGCCGCTTCGTACGGGAGCAAAGTAGCCGCTGACCTGGGTACCACGGCCACGGCCGTTGCCATTGGTGATGTGCAGCCAGATGCCCTTAAAGGCCTGGGTGAGCAGGGGATTACTAAAGTGTTGTTAGACAATGACAAGCGTCTTCATGATTTTGTGGGCGCGGCCTATGTGAAAGTGATTGCCAAAGCCGCCGAGCAGGAAAACTCCAGCGTGATTGTGCTGTCTAACTCCAACATCGGCGCCGCCATTGGCAGCCGCCTGGCCGTTAAACTAATCGCCAGCCTGGCTACCAATGTGGTGTCTCTGCCCCAGATCAACGGATCTACCTTTACCGTACGCCGCGGGGTATTCTCCGGGAAGGCGTTCTCTGAGGTAGAACTGACTTCAGACAAAAAAATAATTGCGGTAAAGAAAAACGCGCTGGAATTTGACACCACTGCCGGGGCCACCGCCACGGTAGAGAATTTCTCGGCTGACCTTTCTGACGCAGACTTCGTGGCCGCCCCCAAAGAAACCATTAAACAGTCCGGAGACATCCTGTTAACCGAGGCCGAAGTGGTAGTTTCAGGCGGAAGAGGCCTGAAAGGGCCTGAAAACTGGCATTTGATTGAAGAATTAGCTAAAACTTTAGGTGCCGCCACCGCCTGCTCCAAACCGGTGGCAGACGTGGGCTGGAGACCTCACCATGAGCACGTTGGCCAGACCGGTATCACCGTTAGCCCTAATTTATACATTGCCGTGGGTATCTCTGGGGCCATCCAGCACCTGGCAGGGGTTAACTCTTCTAAAGTAATTGTCGTTATCAATAAAGATCCGGAAGCACCCTTCTTTAAAGCCGCAGATTACGGTATTGTAGGAGATGCCCTGGAGATTGTTCCTAAATTGATAGAAGCTGCCAAAGCTTTATAG
- a CDS encoding electron transfer flavoprotein subunit beta/FixA family protein: MKILVCISNVPDTTTKITFTPDGKSFNTAGVQFVINPYDEYALTRAIELKEAQGGTVTVLNVGEADTEPNIRKALAIGADDAIRVNIKPTDAFLVAQQIAHYAKEGGYDLILMGRESIDYNGFQVHGMVGELMGIPTIAPAMKLDVNGSTATLEREIEGGKEIIEVALPLVASAQQPMSEPRIPNMRGIMTARTKPLQVVEPVGQEAKTSVQKYELPPAKSGVKMIPAENAGELIKLLRNEAKVL; the protein is encoded by the coding sequence ATGAAGATCTTAGTTTGCATTAGCAACGTTCCTGATACCACCACTAAAATAACCTTTACCCCTGACGGTAAATCGTTTAACACGGCCGGGGTACAGTTTGTGATAAATCCGTATGACGAGTATGCCTTGACCCGCGCCATTGAGCTCAAAGAAGCCCAGGGTGGAACGGTGACGGTGTTGAATGTAGGGGAGGCAGATACGGAGCCAAACATCAGAAAAGCGTTGGCCATTGGCGCCGATGATGCCATACGAGTAAATATTAAACCCACCGATGCCTTTTTGGTGGCGCAGCAGATTGCGCACTACGCTAAAGAAGGCGGGTATGACCTTATTTTAATGGGCCGCGAGTCCATTGACTACAACGGTTTCCAGGTACATGGCATGGTGGGCGAACTGATGGGAATTCCCACCATTGCGCCGGCCATGAAGCTGGACGTGAACGGTTCTACCGCCACCCTGGAGCGCGAGATTGAAGGCGGAAAGGAAATCATAGAAGTGGCGCTGCCCTTGGTGGCCAGTGCCCAGCAGCCTATGTCTGAGCCCCGCATCCCTAACATGCGCGGCATCATGACCGCTCGCACCAAGCCTTTGCAGGTAGTGGAGCCGGTGGGCCAGGAAGCCAAAACCAGCGTGCAGAAGTATGAACTTCCGCCGGCCAAGTCTGGCGTGAAGATGATTCCTGCCGAGAATGCCGGTGAGCTGATTAAATTATTACGTAACGAAGCTAAAGTTCTATAA
- a CDS encoding tetratricopeptide repeat protein, with product METTNSRLTQLLAFYEQDPTDPFTIYAIATEYRPNNVEKARFFYEKLLAEHPEYVGTYYHAASLYLQLEEPELAKQAYHKGMQVSRQQGQLHAFSELQQAYNQMMGLDYEDD from the coding sequence ATGGAAACGACTAACAGCAGATTGACGCAACTCCTGGCCTTCTATGAGCAGGATCCTACAGATCCGTTCACCATATACGCCATAGCCACGGAATACCGCCCTAACAACGTTGAGAAAGCCCGTTTTTTTTACGAGAAACTGTTAGCCGAACATCCTGAGTATGTAGGTACTTATTACCACGCGGCCAGCCTCTACCTGCAGTTAGAGGAACCGGAACTCGCCAAGCAAGCTTACCACAAAGGCATGCAGGTAAGCCGGCAACAAGGCCAGCTCCACGCCTTTTCTGAGTTGCAGCAAGCCTACAACCAGATGATGGGTTTAGACTACGAAGATGACTAA
- a CDS encoding metal-dependent transcriptional regulator has protein sequence MVTHTEENYLKALFTLANEASEVNISDLGILLEVSTPTVNSMVKKLHAKDLVVYEKYRPLVLTAKGRKEAALIIRKHRLTEMYLVEKMGFGWEEVHEIAEQVEHITSWAFFDKMDDLMGHPTVDPHGSPIPDKNGQVDRKPLLKLSTCQAGEQVRLEALANSSTEFLKYLNSKQLSLGVNLEIVSVEAFDGSMVVKYLGHTAQSLSQTVCEKLQVQKL, from the coding sequence ATGGTCACCCACACCGAGGAAAATTATCTGAAAGCCCTGTTCACCCTGGCCAACGAGGCCAGTGAGGTGAATATCTCTGATTTGGGCATCTTGCTGGAGGTGAGTACCCCTACGGTGAACAGCATGGTGAAAAAGCTGCATGCCAAAGACTTGGTGGTCTATGAGAAATACCGCCCGTTGGTCTTAACCGCCAAAGGCCGCAAAGAGGCCGCCCTCATTATCCGGAAACATCGGCTCACCGAAATGTACCTGGTGGAGAAAATGGGTTTTGGCTGGGAAGAAGTGCATGAGATCGCCGAGCAGGTGGAGCACATTACCTCCTGGGCCTTCTTTGACAAAATGGATGACTTGATGGGGCACCCTACGGTAGATCCCCATGGCTCGCCTATCCCAGATAAAAACGGGCAAGTGGACCGCAAGCCGCTACTTAAGCTGAGCACCTGTCAGGCAGGAGAGCAGGTACGGTTAGAGGCCCTGGCCAATTCCTCCACGGAGTTTCTCAAATACCTGAACAGCAAACAGCTGAGCCTGGGCGTGAACCTGGAGATTGTGTCTGTGGAAGCCTTTGACGGCAGTATGGTCGTTAAATACCTGGGTCATACCGCTCAATCCCTTAGCCAGACAGTGTGCGAGAAGTTACAAGTGCAGAAGCTGTAA
- a CDS encoding TonB-dependent receptor, producing the protein MAMKYLLLLFISSSVFAQTANLSGTITHQGQPIAFATVALQGTSLGSSSNDKGFYQIQNIPEGKYQVTVSALGYVSQQRSVTLKSGEKVEMHFQLREATAALKEVVISGTMKEVTKLESPVPVEVYTAKFFQANPAPSLFESMQHVNGVRPQLNCNVCNTGDIHINGLEGPYTMVLLDGMPIVSGLSTVYGLTGIPQALLQRVEVVKGPASTLYGSEAVGGLINIITKKPETAPLFSADVFTTTWGEVNADLGLKTKVGQKANSLLGVSYFNYQNPIDNNKDGFTDVTLQHRISLFNKWTFNRKEDRTFSVAGRYVYEDRWGGQMNWTPAFRGGDSIYGESIYTKRWELFGVYQLPVKETINFQFSTNGHDQNSVYGQTVFLASQYIGFGQLTWQKSLGARHDLLAGSALRYTYYDDNTPATAKPGVTPENQPTHTLLPGVFLQDEVALNDQNKVLLGLRYDYNSRHGSIFTPRLNYKWTSADRLHTLRLSAGNGYRVAHVFTEDHAALTGAREVVFEQELRPETSWNVNLNYVREIYTSKDNFIALDGSIFYTRFNNRILPDYDTNPNQIIYRNLAGTAVSKGISLNLDMTWTNGLKILAGGTVMEVYKKENGEKTRQLLTEKVSGVWNIGYAFGKSGFSIDYTGNVYGPMALPLLSPLDDRAAISPWWSIQNLQLTKRYKSGWEFYGGVKNLLNYTPPANSIARAFDPFDKKVKFNAQGQAMATPDNPQALTFDPTYVFAPNQGIRGFLGLRYTFQ; encoded by the coding sequence ATGGCTATGAAATATTTACTTCTCCTTTTTATCTCTTCCTCCGTTTTTGCACAAACTGCTAACCTGTCCGGGACCATCACCCACCAGGGCCAACCAATCGCTTTTGCCACCGTGGCCCTCCAGGGAACTTCCTTGGGTTCTTCCTCTAATGACAAAGGCTTTTATCAAATCCAGAATATCCCCGAAGGGAAATACCAGGTAACGGTGTCAGCCCTTGGTTATGTCTCTCAACAAAGATCCGTAACTCTGAAAAGTGGGGAGAAGGTGGAAATGCATTTCCAGTTGAGGGAAGCCACCGCGGCTTTAAAAGAAGTGGTCATTTCCGGCACCATGAAAGAAGTCACCAAATTGGAGAGCCCGGTGCCAGTAGAAGTGTATACCGCTAAGTTCTTCCAGGCAAACCCCGCCCCTTCCTTATTTGAGTCTATGCAGCACGTGAATGGGGTCCGGCCGCAGCTTAATTGCAACGTCTGTAACACCGGCGACATCCATATTAACGGCTTAGAAGGACCCTACACCATGGTGCTGCTGGACGGTATGCCCATAGTGAGCGGGCTCTCCACGGTATATGGGTTGACAGGTATTCCGCAGGCACTATTGCAACGGGTGGAAGTAGTAAAAGGCCCCGCCTCTACGCTCTATGGCTCAGAGGCCGTGGGAGGCCTGATCAACATCATCACCAAAAAGCCCGAAACCGCCCCTCTATTCTCGGCAGACGTGTTCACCACCACCTGGGGTGAAGTGAACGCCGATTTGGGTCTGAAGACGAAAGTGGGTCAAAAAGCGAACTCCTTGCTGGGCGTCAGTTATTTCAACTACCAGAATCCCATTGACAACAACAAAGACGGTTTCACCGATGTGACCTTGCAGCACCGCATTTCATTATTCAACAAATGGACCTTTAACAGGAAAGAAGACCGGACCTTCTCGGTGGCAGGGCGTTACGTGTATGAAGACCGGTGGGGCGGACAAATGAACTGGACCCCGGCCTTTAGAGGAGGCGACAGCATTTACGGGGAGAGTATTTACACCAAGCGCTGGGAACTGTTCGGGGTGTACCAGTTGCCGGTGAAAGAGACAATTAATTTCCAGTTCAGCACCAACGGGCATGACCAGAATTCGGTGTACGGGCAGACTGTTTTCCTGGCCAGCCAGTACATTGGGTTCGGGCAACTGACCTGGCAAAAATCGCTGGGCGCCCGGCATGATCTGCTGGCCGGTTCTGCCCTGCGGTATACGTATTATGATGACAATACCCCCGCCACTGCCAAACCAGGGGTAACTCCAGAAAACCAGCCCACCCATACCCTCTTGCCCGGTGTTTTCCTGCAGGATGAAGTGGCCCTGAACGACCAGAACAAGGTGTTGTTGGGGCTGCGGTATGACTACAATTCCCGGCATGGCTCTATCTTCACCCCGCGCCTGAACTACAAATGGACCTCTGCAGACCGTCTGCACACGCTTCGCCTTAGCGCCGGCAACGGCTACCGGGTGGCCCACGTGTTCACCGAAGACCACGCGGCCCTCACTGGCGCCCGCGAGGTGGTTTTTGAGCAGGAGCTTCGGCCCGAGACCTCCTGGAACGTGAACCTCAATTACGTGCGGGAGATCTACACCTCCAAGGATAATTTCATAGCCCTGGATGGCAGCATTTTCTATACCCGCTTCAATAACCGCATCTTGCCCGATTATGATACCAACCCCAACCAGATCATTTACCGCAACCTGGCCGGCACCGCCGTCTCCAAAGGCATCTCCCTTAACCTGGACATGACCTGGACAAACGGGTTGAAAATACTGGCCGGTGGTACGGTGATGGAGGTGTATAAAAAGGAGAACGGCGAAAAAACCAGGCAACTCCTCACGGAGAAAGTATCTGGGGTCTGGAACATTGGCTATGCCTTCGGGAAATCTGGGTTTTCAATAGATTATACGGGTAATGTGTACGGCCCCATGGCGCTACCGCTCTTAAGCCCACTTGATGACCGGGCGGCCATCTCTCCCTGGTGGAGCATACAGAACCTGCAGCTTACCAAGCGCTATAAAAGCGGCTGGGAATTTTATGGTGGGGTGAAAAACCTGCTCAACTACACCCCGCCGGCCAACAGCATTGCCCGCGCCTTTGACCCCTTTGACAAGAAAGTGAAATTCAATGCCCAGGGACAGGCCATGGCCACCCCTGATAACCCTCAGGCCCTTACCTTTGACCCCACCTACGTCTTTGCGCCTAACCAAGGCATCAGAGGGTTTCTAGGCCTGAGGTATACTTTCCAGTAA
- a CDS encoding HipA family kinase: MKEYSPEIRTVNVTRYVTPLREGGSLPAIVEADDDFLYVLKFRGAGQGIKALIAELIAGELARALGLRVPEIVFAHLSEAFGRTEPDEEIQDLLRFSEGLNLGLHFLSGAITFDALVTTVDPTLASQIVWLDCLITNVDRTARNTNMLMWHKELWLIDHGAAFYFHHNWPNIEEQAKRPFLQIKDHVLLPKASELEAVDAAYKKILAPELLHQIVALIPDDWLVHDSPFATAQEHRQAYVQFLETRLTHSEVFVKEAQHARKGLV, translated from the coding sequence ATGAAGGAATATTCCCCTGAAATAAGGACTGTAAATGTAACCCGGTACGTCACGCCGCTGCGCGAAGGGGGCTCTTTGCCCGCCATTGTAGAGGCCGACGATGATTTCCTGTACGTGCTCAAATTCAGGGGCGCAGGCCAGGGAATAAAAGCCCTCATAGCCGAACTGATTGCCGGGGAATTGGCCCGGGCGCTTGGTTTACGCGTACCGGAGATCGTATTCGCCCACTTATCTGAAGCCTTTGGGCGCACCGAGCCAGACGAGGAGATCCAGGATTTGTTGCGGTTTAGCGAAGGCCTGAACCTGGGGCTGCATTTCCTGTCCGGTGCCATTACCTTTGATGCCCTGGTGACCACGGTAGACCCTACCTTAGCCTCGCAGATTGTGTGGCTGGACTGCCTGATCACCAACGTGGACCGTACCGCCCGCAACACCAACATGCTCATGTGGCACAAGGAACTGTGGCTCATTGACCACGGCGCCGCCTTTTATTTCCACCATAACTGGCCCAACATTGAGGAGCAGGCCAAGCGGCCGTTTCTACAGATCAAAGACCACGTGTTGCTGCCTAAGGCCAGCGAACTGGAAGCCGTAGACGCCGCCTATAAGAAAATCCTCGCCCCGGAATTGCTCCACCAGATTGTGGCCCTTATCCCAGACGACTGGCTGGTGCACGACTCCCCTTTTGCTACCGCTCAGGAACACCGCCAGGCTTACGTTCAGTTTTTAGAGACGCGCCTGACCCACTCAGAAGTTTTTGTCAAAGAAGCACAGCATGCAAGAAAAGGACTTGTTTGA
- a CDS encoding DUF3037 domain-containing protein encodes MQEKDLFEYAVLRVVPRVEREEFMNVGVVLFCAAQGFLQVRITLNEDRLKAFSADLDCGEVRKRLKAFEQICAGRKEGGTIGQFAIASRFRWLTSTRSTILQISAVHPGLTANAAETLEHLHTQLVL; translated from the coding sequence ATGCAAGAAAAGGACTTGTTTGAGTACGCCGTTTTACGGGTGGTACCAAGGGTTGAACGGGAGGAGTTCATGAACGTAGGTGTTGTGCTGTTTTGCGCGGCGCAGGGTTTTCTGCAGGTGAGAATCACCCTGAACGAAGACCGCCTCAAAGCTTTCTCCGCTGATCTGGATTGTGGCGAAGTGCGTAAACGCCTCAAGGCATTTGAACAAATCTGCGCCGGCCGCAAAGAGGGTGGCACCATTGGCCAGTTCGCCATTGCCTCCCGGTTCCGGTGGCTCACCTCTACTCGCAGCACCATACTGCAGATTTCAGCCGTGCACCCCGGGCTCACCGCAAATGCCGCAGAAACTTTAGAGCACCTGCACACCCAGCTGGTGCTGTAA
- a CDS encoding alkylphosphonate utilization protein yields the protein MEVKDSNGTLLQEGDSVTVIKDLKVKGSSTVIKRGTIVKKIRLTEDEGEIEGKVEKTTMVLKTMFLKKV from the coding sequence ATGGAAGTAAAAGATAGCAACGGCACCCTCCTGCAGGAAGGAGATTCAGTAACCGTCATCAAAGATTTAAAAGTAAAAGGTTCTTCTACCGTGATCAAGAGAGGCACCATTGTCAAGAAAATCCGCCTGACAGAGGATGAGGGGGAAATTGAGGGAAAGGTGGAGAAGACGACCATGGTATTGAAGACCATGTTTTTGAAGAAAGTGTAG